A region of Pyxidicoccus parkwaysis DNA encodes the following proteins:
- the rplL gene encoding 50S ribosomal protein L7/L12: protein MADLNAIVDQLSSLTVMEAAELVKQLESKWGVSAAAVAVAAGPATGGPAPVVEEKTEFTVVLANAGANKINVIKEIRAITGLGLKEAKDLVEGAPKTVKEGVNKDDAKKIKDQLTAAGATVDVK from the coding sequence ATGGCTGACCTGAATGCGATTGTTGACCAGCTCTCCTCGCTGACCGTCATGGAGGCGGCGGAGCTGGTGAAGCAGCTCGAGTCCAAGTGGGGCGTCTCCGCCGCCGCCGTCGCCGTGGCTGCCGGCCCGGCCACGGGTGGCCCGGCTCCTGTTGTCGAGGAGAAGACGGAGTTCACGGTGGTGCTGGCCAACGCCGGCGCCAACAAGATCAACGTCATCAAGGAGATCCGCGCCATCACCGGCCTGGGCCTGAAGGAGGCCAAGGACCTGGTCGAGGGCGCGCCCAAGACGGTCAAGGAAGGCGTCAACAAGGACGACGCCAAGAAGATCAAGGACCAGCTCACCGCGGCTGGCGCCACCGTCGACGTCAAGTAG
- the nusG gene encoding transcription termination/antitermination protein NusG — protein MAMKWYVVHTYSNFENQAKKSLEEKVRLEGLQDQFGEILIPMEQVVEMVKGEKKTSRRKFFPGYIFVQMELNDRTLHLVKNTPKITGFPGTAQNQNPLPISDQEVARLTSQISEGTLKPKPKVQFDEGDTVRVIDGPFANFNGTVEEVNAEKGRVKVLVSIFGRATPVELDFMQVEKTTG, from the coding sequence ATGGCGATGAAATGGTACGTGGTCCACACCTACTCGAACTTCGAGAACCAGGCGAAGAAGAGCCTGGAGGAGAAGGTGCGTCTCGAGGGGCTCCAGGACCAGTTCGGCGAAATCCTGATTCCCATGGAGCAGGTCGTCGAGATGGTGAAGGGCGAGAAGAAGACGTCTCGCCGCAAGTTCTTCCCCGGCTACATCTTCGTGCAGATGGAGCTGAATGACCGGACGCTCCACCTGGTGAAGAACACACCGAAGATCACCGGCTTCCCAGGCACGGCGCAGAACCAGAACCCGCTGCCCATCTCCGACCAGGAGGTGGCCCGGCTCACGTCGCAGATTTCCGAGGGTACGCTCAAGCCGAAGCCCAAGGTGCAGTTCGACGAGGGCGACACGGTGCGCGTCATCGACGGCCCGTTCGCCAACTTCAACGGCACCGTCGAGGAGGTCAACGCGGAGAAGGGTCGCGTGAAGGTGCTGGTGAGCATCTTCGGTCGCGCCACCCCCGTGGAGCTGGACTTCATGCAGGTGGAGAAGACCACCGGCTAG
- the rlmB gene encoding 23S rRNA (guanosine(2251)-2'-O)-methyltransferase RlmB has product MNPVLEALRAKPEEVERLYLVEGQLGARAAGELLSRARDAGIRVEKVTRERLASLAEGGVHQGVVVELRGYTYAELADVLEAAKASGQPPLVVVLDGIQDPHNLGAIIRSAHALGAHGVVIAKDRAVQVTGTVAKASAGAVEHTRIARVVNVSRALEELKEAGLWVAAADVDAKEPMWSARLDGPLALVVGAEGAGVREGVLKHCDFRLRIPMTGQVGSLNASVSAGILLYEVARQRGSAPVR; this is encoded by the coding sequence GTGAATCCCGTCCTGGAGGCCCTGCGGGCGAAGCCGGAGGAGGTGGAGCGCCTCTACCTGGTGGAGGGCCAGCTCGGAGCGCGGGCGGCGGGAGAGCTGCTCAGCCGGGCGCGCGACGCCGGCATCCGCGTGGAGAAGGTGACGCGCGAGCGCCTGGCCTCGCTGGCCGAGGGCGGCGTGCACCAGGGCGTGGTGGTGGAGCTGCGCGGCTACACGTACGCGGAACTGGCGGACGTGCTCGAGGCCGCGAAGGCCAGTGGCCAGCCGCCGCTGGTGGTGGTGCTCGACGGCATCCAGGACCCGCACAACCTGGGCGCCATCATCCGCTCGGCGCACGCGCTGGGCGCGCACGGCGTGGTCATTGCGAAGGACAGGGCGGTGCAGGTGACGGGCACCGTGGCCAAGGCGTCGGCGGGCGCGGTGGAGCACACCCGCATCGCCCGCGTGGTGAATGTCTCCCGGGCCCTGGAGGAGCTGAAGGAAGCCGGCCTCTGGGTGGCCGCCGCGGACGTGGACGCCAAGGAGCCCATGTGGAGCGCCCGCCTGGACGGGCCCCTGGCCCTGGTGGTGGGGGCCGAGGGAGCAGGCGTCCGGGAAGGCGTCCTGAAGCACTGCGACTTCCGCCTCAGGATTCCGATGACGGGTCAGGTCGGTTCACTGAATGCGTCCGTTTCGGCGGGCATTCTGCTATACGAGGTCGCCCGCCAGCGGGGGAGTGCTCCCGTTCGGTAG
- the tuf gene encoding elongation factor Tu: MAKEKFERNKPHVNIGTIGHVDHGKTSLTAAITKVLAKTGGATFMAYDQIDKAPEERERGITISTAHVEYQTKNRHYAHVDCPGHADYVKNMITGAAQMDGAILVVSAADGPMPQTREHILLARQVGVPYIVVFLNKVDMLDDPELRELVEMEVRDLLKKYEFPGDTIPIVPGSALKALEGDTSDIGEPAILKLMEAVDSYIPTPQRATDKPFLMPVEDVFSIAGRGTVATGRVERGKIKVGEEVEIVGLRPTQKTVITGVEMFRKLLDEGMAGDNIGALLRGLKREDLERGQVLAKPGSITPHTKFKAQIYVLSKEEGGRHTPFFKGYRPQFYFRTTDVTGTVKLPDNVEMVMPGDNIAIEVELITPVAMEKELRFAVREGGRTVGAGVVAEIIE, from the coding sequence ATGGCCAAGGAGAAGTTCGAGCGTAACAAGCCCCACGTGAACATCGGCACGATCGGACACGTGGACCACGGCAAGACGTCGCTGACGGCCGCCATCACGAAGGTGCTGGCGAAGACGGGCGGCGCCACGTTCATGGCGTACGACCAGATCGACAAGGCGCCGGAGGAGCGTGAGCGCGGAATTACCATCTCCACCGCGCACGTGGAGTACCAGACGAAGAACCGGCACTACGCCCACGTCGACTGCCCGGGCCACGCCGACTACGTCAAGAACATGATTACCGGCGCGGCGCAGATGGACGGCGCCATCCTGGTGGTGAGCGCGGCCGACGGCCCGATGCCCCAGACGCGTGAGCACATCCTCCTGGCCCGCCAGGTGGGCGTGCCCTACATCGTCGTCTTCCTGAACAAGGTGGACATGCTGGACGACCCCGAGCTGCGCGAGCTCGTGGAGATGGAGGTGCGTGACCTCCTGAAGAAGTACGAGTTCCCCGGCGACACCATCCCCATCGTCCCCGGCTCGGCGCTCAAGGCGCTCGAGGGCGACACCAGCGACATCGGCGAGCCGGCCATCCTGAAGCTGATGGAGGCGGTGGACAGCTACATCCCCACCCCGCAGCGCGCCACCGACAAGCCCTTCCTGATGCCGGTGGAGGACGTGTTCTCCATCGCCGGCCGTGGCACCGTGGCCACCGGCCGCGTGGAGCGCGGCAAGATCAAGGTCGGCGAGGAAGTCGAAATCGTCGGTCTGCGCCCGACGCAGAAGACGGTCATCACCGGCGTGGAGATGTTCCGCAAGCTGCTGGACGAGGGCATGGCGGGCGACAACATCGGCGCGCTGCTGCGCGGCCTGAAGCGTGAGGACCTGGAGCGCGGTCAGGTGCTCGCGAAGCCGGGCTCCATCACGCCGCACACCAAGTTCAAGGCCCAGATCTACGTGCTGTCGAAGGAAGAGGGTGGCCGTCACACCCCGTTCTTCAAGGGCTACCGTCCCCAGTTCTACTTCCGCACCACGGACGTGACGGGCACGGTGAAGCTGCCGGACAACGTGGAAATGGTGATGCCGGGCGACAACATCGCTATCGAGGTGGAGCTGATCACCCCGGTGGCCATGGAGAAGGAGCTCCGCTTCGCCGTTCGCGAGGGCGGTCGCACCGTGGGCGCCGGCGTCGTGGCCGAGATCATCGAGTAA
- the rpoB gene encoding DNA-directed RNA polymerase subunit beta, which produces MPTQIQNNFRVRKTFAKIAKIIDIPNLINIQKQSYEKFLQADIAPEKREDIGLQGVFKSVFPIRDFNETSSLEFVSYHLEKPKYDVDECHQRGMTYSAPIKVVVRLVVWDKDEETGAQSIRDVKEQEVYFGEIPLMTQNGTFIINGTERVVVSQLHRSPGAFFDHDKGKSHSSGKLLYNARIIPYRGSWIDFEFDHKDLLYVRIDRRRKLPATVLIRALGAVSDTAKKNPLEFKGSTEEILNYYYATETIYLQSAQDFEKSVELELLPGQRATRDIKTKTGELIVKKNRKFTRAAIKKLEAAKMKTLPIDADELFTKVSAYDVVDENTGEVILECNEEVSQDKVDELLKRNIKEFKVLFIDNLNVGPYLRETLMLDKIETPEQAIMEIYRRLRPGDPPTPETAINLFTNLFFNPERYDLSKVGRLKLNFKFGLEEPLDGQILTKRDILEVIRYLIDLKNGKGTIDDIDHLGNRRVRAVGELLENQYRIGLVRMERAIKERMSLQEIETLMPHDLINAKPVTAVIKEFFGSSQLSQFMDQTNPLSEVTHKRRLSALGPGGLTRERAGFEVRDVHPTHYGRICPIETPEGPNIGLIASLSTYARVNEFGFVETPYRKVEAGVVTTDVAFYSALEEEKHTIAQANAETDKKGKFANALVSSRRGGEFVQARAEDVDLMDVSPNQLVSVAASLIPFLENDDANRALMGSNMQRQAVPLLRTAAPLVGTGIEAIVARDSGVTCVARRDGVVESVDAGRIVVKADVPANLSDVTSEVDIYNLLKYQRSNQNTCLNQKPIVSKGDKVRKGDVIADGPATETGELALGQNVVVAFMPWQGYNFEDSILISERILKDDVFTSIHIEEFECIARDTKLGKEEITRDIPNVGEEALKDLDESGIIRIGAEVKPGDVLVGKITPKGETQLSPEEKLLRAIFGEKAGDVRDSSLRVPPGVVGTVINAKVFSRKGVEKDERAKQIESMEEAKLLKDQNDEIKVLQDSAFGRIRALVRGKEVQGKLVDDKGKILLKKGDILNDELLTTVPYKYWGEISVGDPLDSRLRDILRNLEETKEAVKLAFGEKIARIKKGDELPPGVIKMVKVYVAIKRKLAVGDKMAGRHGNKGVVSRILPEEDMPYLEDGRPVDIVLNPLGVPSRMNIGQILETHLGWAAKGTGEALQQYVEANWSSAAIKERLKVIYDDPKFGEFLDSLTDEEIVQLCRRSKRGIHVATPVFDGAHELEIHKLLDEGHLPRTGQMVLFDGRTGEPFDQNVTVGVMYMLKLHHLVDEKIHARSIGPYSLVTQQPLGGKAQFGGQRLGEMEVWAMEAYGAAYTLQEFLTVKSDDVVGRTRMYEAIVKGDNVLESGLPESFNVLLKELQSLALDVELLESAPPERQRSFGGDFLGGGDGEERGKTGTEA; this is translated from the coding sequence ATGCCGACGCAGATCCAGAACAATTTCCGCGTGCGGAAGACCTTCGCGAAGATCGCGAAGATCATCGACATTCCCAATCTCATCAACATCCAGAAGCAGTCCTACGAGAAGTTCCTCCAGGCGGACATCGCGCCGGAGAAGCGTGAGGACATCGGTCTTCAGGGTGTTTTCAAGTCCGTCTTTCCGATTCGCGACTTCAACGAGACCTCCTCGCTGGAGTTCGTCAGCTATCACCTGGAGAAGCCGAAGTACGACGTCGATGAGTGCCACCAGCGTGGCATGACCTACTCGGCGCCCATCAAGGTCGTCGTGCGCCTGGTTGTCTGGGACAAGGACGAGGAGACCGGCGCCCAGTCCATCCGTGACGTGAAGGAGCAGGAGGTCTACTTCGGCGAAATCCCGCTGATGACCCAGAACGGCACCTTCATCATCAACGGCACGGAGCGCGTGGTCGTCAGCCAGCTGCACCGCAGCCCGGGTGCCTTCTTCGACCACGACAAGGGCAAGAGCCACTCGTCCGGCAAGCTGCTCTACAACGCCCGCATCATTCCCTACCGCGGTTCGTGGATCGACTTCGAGTTCGACCACAAGGACCTGCTGTACGTGCGCATCGACCGGCGCCGCAAGCTGCCGGCCACCGTGCTCATCCGCGCCCTCGGCGCCGTCAGCGACACCGCGAAGAAGAACCCGCTGGAGTTCAAGGGCTCCACCGAGGAAATCCTCAACTACTACTACGCGACGGAGACCATCTACCTCCAGAGCGCGCAGGACTTCGAGAAGAGCGTCGAGCTCGAGCTGCTCCCCGGTCAGCGCGCCACGCGCGACATCAAGACGAAGACGGGCGAGCTCATCGTCAAGAAGAACCGCAAGTTCACCCGCGCCGCCATCAAGAAGCTGGAAGCGGCGAAGATGAAGACGCTCCCCATCGACGCGGACGAGCTCTTCACCAAGGTGTCCGCCTACGACGTGGTGGACGAGAACACGGGCGAGGTCATCCTCGAGTGCAACGAGGAGGTCTCCCAGGACAAGGTCGACGAGCTCCTCAAGCGCAACATCAAGGAGTTCAAGGTCCTCTTCATCGACAACCTCAACGTGGGTCCGTACCTGCGTGAGACGTTGATGCTGGACAAGATCGAGACGCCCGAGCAGGCCATCATGGAGATCTACCGGCGCCTGCGCCCGGGCGATCCTCCGACGCCCGAGACGGCCATCAACCTGTTCACCAACCTGTTCTTCAACCCCGAGCGCTACGACCTCTCCAAGGTCGGCCGCCTCAAGCTGAACTTCAAGTTCGGCCTCGAGGAGCCGCTCGACGGGCAGATCCTCACCAAGCGGGACATCCTCGAGGTGATCCGCTACCTGATCGATCTGAAGAACGGCAAGGGCACCATCGACGACATCGACCACCTGGGCAACCGCCGCGTCCGCGCGGTGGGCGAGCTGCTGGAGAACCAGTACCGCATCGGCCTGGTGCGCATGGAGCGGGCGATCAAGGAGCGCATGAGCCTCCAGGAGATCGAGACGCTCATGCCGCACGACCTCATCAACGCCAAGCCCGTCACGGCGGTCATCAAGGAGTTCTTCGGGTCCAGCCAGCTGTCGCAGTTCATGGACCAGACGAACCCCCTGTCCGAGGTCACGCACAAGCGTCGTCTGTCCGCCCTCGGGCCCGGCGGCCTCACCCGCGAGCGCGCGGGCTTCGAGGTGCGCGACGTGCACCCGACGCACTACGGCCGCATCTGCCCCATTGAGACGCCGGAAGGCCCGAACATCGGCCTCATCGCGTCGCTGTCCACCTACGCGCGCGTCAACGAGTTCGGCTTCGTGGAGACGCCGTACCGCAAGGTGGAAGCGGGCGTGGTGACGACGGACGTGGCCTTCTACTCGGCGCTGGAGGAGGAGAAGCACACCATCGCCCAGGCGAACGCGGAGACGGACAAGAAGGGCAAGTTCGCCAACGCGCTGGTGTCCAGCCGCCGCGGCGGTGAGTTCGTCCAGGCTCGCGCCGAGGACGTGGACCTGATGGACGTGTCCCCGAACCAGCTCGTGTCGGTGGCCGCGTCGCTCATCCCGTTCCTGGAGAACGACGACGCGAACCGCGCGCTCATGGGCTCCAACATGCAGCGCCAGGCGGTGCCCCTGCTGCGCACCGCGGCCCCGCTGGTGGGCACGGGCATCGAGGCCATCGTCGCGCGCGACTCGGGCGTGACGTGCGTGGCCCGCCGCGACGGCGTGGTGGAGAGCGTGGACGCCGGCCGCATCGTGGTGAAGGCCGACGTGCCGGCCAACCTGAGCGACGTGACGAGCGAGGTCGACATCTACAACCTCCTCAAGTACCAGCGCTCCAACCAGAACACCTGCCTCAACCAGAAGCCCATCGTCAGCAAGGGCGACAAGGTGCGCAAGGGTGACGTCATCGCCGACGGCCCGGCCACCGAGACGGGTGAGCTGGCGCTGGGGCAGAACGTCGTCGTCGCGTTCATGCCGTGGCAGGGCTACAACTTCGAGGACTCCATCCTCATCAGCGAGCGCATCCTCAAGGACGACGTCTTCACGTCGATCCACATCGAGGAGTTCGAGTGCATCGCGCGCGACACCAAGCTGGGCAAGGAGGAGATCACCCGCGACATCCCGAACGTGGGTGAGGAGGCCCTCAAGGACCTCGACGAGAGCGGCATCATCCGCATCGGCGCCGAGGTGAAGCCCGGCGACGTGCTGGTGGGCAAGATCACCCCGAAGGGCGAGACGCAGCTGTCTCCGGAAGAGAAGCTGCTGCGCGCCATCTTCGGCGAGAAGGCCGGCGACGTCCGCGACAGCTCCCTGCGCGTGCCGCCGGGCGTGGTGGGCACCGTCATCAACGCCAAGGTGTTCAGCCGCAAGGGCGTGGAGAAGGACGAGCGCGCCAAGCAGATCGAGTCGATGGAGGAGGCGAAGCTCCTCAAGGACCAGAACGACGAGATCAAGGTTCTCCAGGACAGCGCCTTCGGCCGCATCCGCGCGCTGGTGCGCGGCAAGGAGGTCCAGGGCAAGCTCGTGGACGACAAGGGGAAGATTCTCCTGAAGAAGGGGGACATCCTCAACGACGAGCTGCTGACCACGGTGCCCTACAAGTACTGGGGTGAGATCTCCGTGGGCGACCCGCTCGACTCGCGCCTGCGCGACATCCTCCGCAACCTGGAGGAGACGAAGGAGGCCGTGAAGCTGGCCTTCGGCGAGAAGATTGCCCGCATCAAGAAGGGCGACGAGCTGCCGCCGGGCGTCATCAAGATGGTGAAGGTGTACGTCGCCATCAAGCGCAAGCTGGCCGTGGGCGACAAGATGGCCGGCCGCCACGGAAACAAGGGCGTCGTGTCCCGCATCCTCCCCGAGGAGGACATGCCGTACCTGGAGGACGGGCGTCCGGTGGACATCGTCCTCAACCCGCTCGGCGTTCCCAGCCGCATGAACATCGGGCAGATCCTCGAGACGCACCTGGGCTGGGCGGCCAAGGGCACCGGCGAGGCGCTCCAGCAGTACGTGGAGGCCAACTGGAGCTCCGCGGCCATCAAGGAGCGGCTCAAGGTCATCTACGACGACCCGAAGTTCGGCGAGTTCCTCGACAGCCTCACCGACGAGGAGATCGTCCAGCTGTGCCGCCGCTCCAAGCGCGGCATCCACGTGGCCACGCCGGTGTTCGACGGCGCCCACGAGCTGGAGATCCACAAGCTGCTCGACGAGGGCCACCTGCCGCGCACCGGCCAGATGGTGCTCTTCGACGGCCGCACCGGTGAGCCGTTCGACCAGAACGTCACCGTGGGCGTCATGTACATGCTGAAGCTGCACCACCTGGTGGACGAGAAGATCCACGCCCGCTCGATTGGTCCCTACTCGCTCGTCACGCAGCAGCCCCTGGGCGGCAAGGCCCAGTTCGGCGGCCAGCGTCTGGGCGAGATGGAAGTCTGGGCGATGGAGGCCTACGGCGCGGCGTACACGCTGCAGGAGTTCCTCACCGTCAAGTCGGACGACGTGGTGGGCCGCACGCGCATGTACGAGGCCATCGTCAAGGGC
- the rplJ gene encoding 50S ribosomal protein L10, whose product MLKSEKEEMIKELHEKFSRTKTAIVAEFSKVDVETVTKLRKKFREGGVEYKVIKNTLARRAAQGTSVSVIADDFTGPVALCISYGDVVAPAKILTEFTKDLEDKIKIRTAVVDGKKVDVNGVKALAKMPGLPELRAQLLGMLNQPAGKLVRTIAAPGSQLARVMQAHAEKAQG is encoded by the coding sequence GTGCTGAAGAGCGAGAAGGAAGAGATGATCAAGGAGCTCCACGAGAAGTTCTCGCGGACCAAGACGGCCATCGTCGCCGAGTTCTCCAAGGTGGATGTGGAGACGGTGACGAAGCTCCGCAAGAAGTTCCGCGAGGGCGGCGTCGAGTACAAGGTCATCAAGAACACGCTGGCGCGCCGTGCGGCGCAGGGCACGTCCGTGTCGGTCATCGCCGATGACTTCACGGGCCCCGTGGCCCTGTGCATCAGCTACGGCGATGTGGTTGCCCCGGCCAAGATCCTGACCGAGTTCACGAAGGACCTCGAGGACAAGATCAAGATCCGCACCGCCGTCGTCGACGGGAAGAAGGTCGACGTCAACGGTGTGAAGGCCCTGGCGAAGATGCCGGGTCTGCCGGAGCTGCGCGCCCAGCTGCTGGGCATGCTGAACCAGCCGGCTGGCAAGCTGGTCCGGACCATCGCGGCTCCCGGTTCCCAGCTCGCGCGGGTCATGCAGGCCCACGCGGAGAAGGCCCAGGGGTAG
- the rplK gene encoding 50S ribosomal protein L11: protein MKKVTGQVKLQIPAGKANPAPPIGPALGQQGVNIMEFCKQFNAKTQAEAKEGLIIPVIITVYQDRSFTFILKTPPAAILIKKAAGLHTEKKKGSGAKKPGKEKVGQITRKQLEEIAKKKIQDTTAASLEACMNTIAGTARSMGIDVVG from the coding sequence ATGAAGAAGGTCACAGGACAGGTCAAGCTGCAGATTCCCGCCGGCAAGGCGAACCCCGCTCCGCCGATTGGCCCCGCGCTCGGTCAGCAGGGCGTGAACATCATGGAGTTCTGCAAGCAGTTCAACGCCAAGACGCAGGCGGAGGCCAAGGAAGGCCTCATCATCCCGGTCATCATCACGGTGTACCAGGACCGCTCCTTCACGTTCATCCTGAAGACGCCTCCCGCGGCCATCCTCATCAAGAAGGCGGCGGGTCTCCACACGGAGAAGAAGAAGGGCTCGGGCGCGAAGAAGCCGGGCAAGGAGAAGGTGGGGCAGATCACCCGGAAGCAGCTCGAGGAGATCGCCAAGAAGAAGATTCAGGACACCACCGCCGCGTCGCTCGAGGCCTGCATGAACACCATTGCCGGCACCGCGCGCTCCATGGGTATCGACGTCGTCGGCTAG
- the rplA gene encoding 50S ribosomal protein L1, translated as MAQNGKKFRAAATMVDREKRYPISEGFALLKKSVEARATKYDQTVDVAINLGVDPKHADQMVRGAVVLPHGTGATVRVAVFAKGERATEAGNAGADIVGAEDLQKRIEEGFLDFDTVIATPDMMGIVGRLGKVLGPRGLMPNPKVGTVTMDVAKAVRDAKGGKVDFRAEKAGIVHAKMGKSSFSQDKLEANFNALVDLVMKLKPATAKGVYLKGIAISTTMGPGIKLDTTEILARHR; from the coding sequence ATGGCTCAGAATGGGAAGAAGTTCCGTGCGGCCGCCACGATGGTGGACCGCGAGAAGCGCTATCCGATCTCCGAGGGCTTCGCGCTCCTGAAGAAGAGCGTCGAGGCTCGCGCCACGAAGTATGACCAGACGGTCGACGTGGCCATCAATCTGGGCGTGGACCCGAAGCACGCAGACCAGATGGTCCGTGGCGCCGTGGTGCTCCCGCATGGCACCGGCGCCACCGTGCGCGTGGCCGTGTTCGCCAAGGGCGAGCGCGCGACGGAGGCCGGCAACGCTGGCGCGGACATCGTCGGCGCCGAGGACCTCCAGAAGCGCATCGAGGAGGGCTTCCTCGACTTCGACACCGTCATCGCCACCCCGGACATGATGGGTATCGTCGGTCGCCTCGGTAAGGTGCTCGGCCCCCGCGGCCTCATGCCCAACCCGAAGGTGGGCACCGTCACCATGGACGTCGCCAAGGCCGTTCGCGACGCCAAGGGCGGTAAGGTGGACTTCCGCGCCGAGAAGGCCGGTATCGTCCATGCGAAGATGGGCAAGTCCTCCTTCTCGCAGGACAAGCTCGAGGCGAACTTCAACGCGCTGGTGGACCTGGTGATGAAGCTCAAGCCGGCCACCGCCAAGGGCGTCTACCTGAAGGGTATCGCCATCTCGACGACCATGGGGCCGGGCATCAAGCTCGACACCACGGAAATCCTGGCGCGCCACCGCTAG
- a CDS encoding ATP-grasp domain-containing protein, which yields MKATILSRSASIPSTRRLVEVGRARGHRMRVLNPLRVQMHLDGGSATLYYDRKKLAPTDVVLPRIAQSISTYGLAVVNQFGLARVPLVNHAQAIAQSRNKMRSLQLLSAHGIGIPATVMARDAAHLKEMVGLVGGVPVLVKLLQGQEKHGVMVCESLQSLEAALEAVLGLGHNLVMQEYVKSSGQDVRVLVVGGQAVAAVRRKPRAGRLAHTLNKGARLEVIDLSPAHRATAEKATRLVGLEVAAVDMLDVQGQPKVFEVNSSPALPEMEAATGMDLARLIIERAEALAAGEAPVSLPDLTPPAVLPVPPVPPASAPGRKGNGRPKASAGGG from the coding sequence ATGAAAGCCACCATCCTCTCGCGCTCCGCCTCCATTCCGTCCACTCGACGCCTCGTCGAGGTGGGGCGCGCGCGGGGACACCGGATGCGGGTGCTCAACCCGCTCCGGGTGCAGATGCACCTCGACGGCGGCAGCGCCACCCTCTACTACGACCGCAAGAAGCTGGCGCCCACGGACGTCGTCCTGCCGCGCATCGCCCAGTCCATCAGCACGTATGGGCTCGCGGTGGTGAACCAGTTCGGGCTGGCGCGCGTGCCGCTCGTCAACCACGCGCAGGCCATTGCGCAGTCGCGCAACAAGATGCGCTCACTGCAGCTTCTGTCCGCGCACGGCATCGGCATTCCCGCCACGGTGATGGCGCGCGATGCGGCCCACCTCAAGGAGATGGTGGGCCTGGTGGGCGGCGTGCCGGTGCTGGTGAAGCTGCTCCAGGGGCAGGAGAAGCACGGCGTCATGGTGTGCGAGAGCCTCCAGTCGCTGGAGGCCGCGCTCGAGGCGGTGCTGGGCCTGGGGCACAACCTCGTCATGCAGGAGTACGTGAAGAGCTCCGGCCAGGACGTGCGGGTGCTCGTGGTGGGCGGGCAGGCGGTGGCCGCGGTGCGCCGCAAGCCGCGCGCCGGCCGGCTGGCGCACACCCTCAACAAGGGCGCGCGTCTGGAGGTCATCGACCTGTCCCCGGCCCACCGCGCCACCGCGGAGAAGGCCACCCGCCTCGTGGGCCTGGAGGTGGCGGCGGTGGACATGCTGGACGTGCAGGGCCAGCCCAAGGTCTTCGAGGTGAACAGCTCCCCGGCGCTCCCGGAGATGGAGGCCGCCACGGGCATGGACCTGGCCCGGCTCATCATCGAGCGCGCGGAGGCGCTGGCGGCCGGCGAGGCGCCGGTGTCCCTGCCAGACCTGACGCCACCGGCGGTGTTACCGGTTCCACCGGTTCCTCCGGCTTCAGCCCCGGGCCGGAAGGGGAATGGCCGCCCGAAGGCGAGCGCGGGCGGCGGTTGA
- the rpmG gene encoding 50S ribosomal protein L33, protein MPKGNRSIISLECTVCKERNYTTTKNKRKSQDKLELSKFCPRCRKHQDHKEGKV, encoded by the coding sequence ATGCCGAAGGGCAATCGTTCCATCATTTCGCTCGAGTGCACTGTGTGCAAGGAGCGGAACTACACGACCACGAAGAACAAGCGGAAGAGCCAGGACAAGCTCGAGCTGAGCAAGTTCTGCCCTCGGTGCCGCAAGCACCAGGACCACAAGGAAGGTAAGGTCTAG
- the secE gene encoding preprotein translocase subunit SecE, giving the protein MATASEASQQANRSAMDPKRLVVIFYLIAGIILALFLERVLGLLWARFGWGDPILIEGMDWKVSTLVGYLLAVGLAVGAYFHPRTHALSIDVASELMKVTWPTWSETRTSTVAVVISSLVAAVLLFFIDTIAYKLMVEWLPAVWGKL; this is encoded by the coding sequence ATGGCGACGGCATCAGAGGCCAGCCAGCAGGCTAACCGCTCGGCGATGGACCCGAAGCGGCTCGTGGTCATCTTCTATCTCATCGCCGGCATCATCCTGGCCCTCTTCCTGGAGCGCGTGCTCGGGTTGCTGTGGGCGCGGTTCGGCTGGGGTGACCCCATCCTCATCGAGGGCATGGACTGGAAGGTGTCCACGCTGGTCGGCTACCTGCTCGCCGTGGGGTTGGCCGTCGGCGCGTACTTCCATCCGCGCACTCACGCGCTCTCCATCGACGTGGCCTCGGAGCTGATGAAGGTCACCTGGCCTACCTGGTCGGAGACCCGGACGTCGACCGTGGCCGTGGTCATCTCCTCGCTCGTGGCCGCGGTCCTGCTCTTCTTCATCGACACCATCGCGTACAAGTTGATGGTGGAGTGGCTGCCCGCTGTGTGGGGGAAGCTGTAA